From the genome of Virgibacillus siamensis, one region includes:
- the rpsT gene encoding 30S ribosomal protein S20, producing the protein MANIKQAIKRVDTNRTKHEQNLQFKSDMRTQIKRVEKLVEAKDAENAKPALNQAVKKIDKAIQKGVVHKNNGNRQKARLTKKVNQLSA; encoded by the coding sequence ATGGCAAATATTAAACAAGCAATCAAACGTGTGGATACAAACAGAACAAAGCACGAACAGAATCTGCAATTCAAATCCGATATGCGAACACAAATTAAACGTGTTGAAAAATTAGTCGAGGCGAAAGATGCGGAGAATGCAAAACCTGCATTGAACCAGGCAGTTAAAAAAATTGATAAAGCTATTCAAAAAGGTGTTGTCCATAAAAATAATGGAAATCGCCAAAAAGCAAGGTTAACAAAAAAAGTAAATCAGCTAAGTGCTTAA
- the holA gene encoding DNA polymerase III subunit delta, whose translation MSYTEVLQQAKKQQIAPVYLLYGTESYFIQNILKSVTKAVLEDGDDENLSVYDLEEIPVQEVIADAETFPFFGEKKLIIANNPSFLKTKPDKLPFDHDLERLNQYLNQPAEFSVIVFVAPYEKIDTRKKVSKAFKKNGTVAECMPIKEYETGKWISELAKNMNITIDKNAFEILETELSGDLHMLQNELSKFALFAGEGGQVTAETVENLMAQSTNNSALRLVDAVIESNLHKAISIYKNLEKMNEEPIGMIALLAFQFRTILRVKLLKQKGYSQFQMQKQLSVHPYVIKIAISRERKFSVKRLEEIMNKLTEADASIKRGKMQKELAFELLLYDLIQPAK comes from the coding sequence ATGTCATATACGGAGGTTTTGCAACAGGCAAAAAAGCAGCAAATCGCACCAGTATACTTATTATACGGCACAGAATCATACTTCATTCAAAATATACTCAAATCCGTTACGAAAGCTGTTCTGGAAGATGGGGATGATGAGAATTTATCGGTATATGATCTGGAAGAAATTCCAGTACAGGAAGTAATTGCCGATGCTGAAACATTTCCTTTTTTTGGCGAGAAAAAACTGATCATCGCCAATAATCCTTCCTTTTTAAAAACGAAGCCGGACAAGCTTCCGTTCGACCATGATCTTGAACGGCTGAACCAATACCTTAACCAGCCGGCGGAGTTTTCAGTTATTGTTTTTGTCGCACCGTATGAAAAAATTGACACCCGAAAAAAAGTCAGTAAGGCATTTAAGAAAAATGGTACTGTTGCTGAATGCATGCCAATCAAAGAATATGAAACCGGGAAATGGATTAGCGAACTTGCCAAGAATATGAATATAACCATAGATAAAAATGCATTTGAAATACTTGAAACGGAATTGTCGGGTGATCTTCATATGCTGCAAAATGAGCTATCCAAGTTTGCTTTATTTGCTGGGGAAGGCGGACAAGTGACGGCAGAAACAGTGGAAAATCTGATGGCGCAATCAACTAATAATTCAGCGCTTCGATTAGTTGATGCTGTCATTGAATCGAATTTACATAAAGCAATTTCGATCTATAAAAACCTTGAAAAAATGAATGAAGAACCTATTGGTATGATTGCGCTGCTGGCATTTCAGTTCCGAACCATATTACGGGTGAAACTTCTGAAACAGAAAGGCTACAGTCAATTCCAGATGCAGAAGCAGTTATCTGTCCATCCGTATGTTATAAAAATAGCGATAAGCCGGGAACGTAAATTTTCGGTCAAACGGCTGGAGGAAATTATGAACAAATTGACAGAAGCAGATGCCTCTATTAAACGGGGGAAAATGCAAAAAGAACTTGCGTTTGAATTGCTGCTGTATGATTTGATTCAGCCTGCCAAATGA
- a CDS encoding YqzM family protein translates to MNEFEKDVQSKNNDVVDSIKGFTFSFLFFVLIFAIGVTISVVAS, encoded by the coding sequence ATGAACGAATTTGAAAAAGACGTACAATCAAAAAATAATGATGTTGTAGATTCAATCAAGGGCTTTACGTTCTCATTTCTGTTCTTTGTCCTGATCTTTGCTATTGGTGTAACCATTAGTGTTGTTGCTTCCTAA
- a CDS encoding DNA internalization-related competence protein ComEC/Rec2, with product MAALAALSSYLAVIFKNEMVMIVLLVWLILMCYRKRLPKVPLILSVFCCMFFYVYIPDLDSMAVKEAPDMRETVQISGRISGPVKQSPKMTEFIFKNHTDMKYQVVYFKNDQINVPNLKYGAQCILSGTAELPDTARNPGQFDYRKFLLSKGITYQLIIASPEDIVCQGSSLLNHVYQLRGKLIAYVTENVSPVTAAWINALVLGDDSQLGDETTAVFQRWNLSHLLAISGLHIGLIVGLVYFILVKLTIFTKEKAQTIMIYFLPCYAFLAGGEPSVWRASLMVILFLFIGKARIKISATDVLSIVFLTLMTFNKFIVYNVGFQLSFLVTFGLLLSGRWLLQSNSSFWAVTKISFVAQMLIIPLQISYFSTFHPLSILLNLMIVPYFSIIVIPFLFILLLLSPLQIFTPILDSLFSLVHPIVVYTIHWIDQMAYYPFVIGTFSLTAAFFYYVAFFMFMYKLQLTKWRQAFRYGCCMTLLIAGIAAKPYLSPIGEVTMLDIGQGDAIVIELPYRKGVIMIDAGARMSFEDQKPTDTVYKQVIKAFLYEKGIRKIDAVFISHADMDHMGSIPFLLQEMDVRNVFVNNYYVFEQSAAESLKENNTHVERIGADDIVRVAGQQFRVLSPYSDQGSTNENSLVLYSEIGGYSWLFTGDIGEDTEKEISSRYSNLKVDILKVAHHGSKSSTDPHFLKQFEPTVALISAGVNNAYGHPHAEVLTDLKKAHVTIIRTDKKGAIEFRFNNMKGTFTTYLP from the coding sequence TTGGCAGCACTCGCAGCATTAAGCAGTTACCTGGCAGTTATCTTTAAAAATGAAATGGTTATGATTGTTTTACTCGTATGGTTGATATTGATGTGTTACCGAAAACGACTGCCGAAGGTCCCCCTAATACTATCTGTGTTCTGTTGTATGTTTTTTTATGTTTATATACCTGATCTTGACTCCATGGCAGTGAAGGAAGCGCCGGATATGCGTGAAACAGTTCAAATTTCCGGGCGTATTTCCGGACCTGTCAAGCAATCGCCAAAGATGACTGAATTCATATTTAAAAACCACACAGATATGAAGTACCAGGTTGTTTATTTTAAAAATGACCAAATTAACGTCCCGAATTTAAAATATGGTGCGCAATGTATTCTCTCCGGAACAGCAGAATTGCCAGACACGGCAAGAAACCCCGGCCAGTTCGATTATCGTAAATTTCTATTGTCCAAAGGTATTACTTACCAACTTATTATCGCCTCTCCTGAAGATATTGTCTGTCAAGGATCTTCTCTGTTAAATCATGTATATCAATTACGCGGTAAATTAATTGCCTACGTAACAGAAAATGTTAGTCCTGTAACTGCAGCATGGATAAATGCACTGGTTCTGGGGGACGATTCCCAGCTGGGTGACGAAACGACTGCAGTATTTCAACGGTGGAATCTTTCCCACCTGTTAGCTATTTCGGGTCTTCACATCGGTCTGATTGTTGGACTCGTTTATTTTATCCTTGTAAAGCTGACGATTTTCACAAAAGAAAAAGCACAAACAATCATGATATACTTTTTACCATGTTACGCTTTTCTTGCAGGAGGTGAACCGTCTGTCTGGCGTGCAAGCTTAATGGTCATATTGTTTCTGTTTATTGGAAAGGCAAGAATAAAAATAAGTGCAACAGACGTACTAAGTATAGTCTTTCTAACTTTGATGACGTTTAATAAATTTATTGTCTACAATGTCGGTTTTCAGTTATCATTTCTTGTCACGTTTGGACTTTTATTATCCGGTCGATGGCTGCTTCAATCGAATTCATCTTTTTGGGCAGTGACGAAAATTAGTTTTGTTGCTCAGATGCTGATTATTCCGCTGCAAATTTCCTATTTCTCAACATTTCATCCGCTTTCAATTCTTCTTAACCTTATGATTGTTCCTTATTTTTCTATTATTGTTATACCCTTTTTGTTTATACTGCTACTGTTATCTCCATTGCAAATTTTCACCCCAATACTGGACAGTCTATTTTCATTGGTCCATCCCATTGTTGTGTATACAATCCACTGGATAGATCAAATGGCTTATTATCCGTTTGTCATCGGCACATTTTCATTAACAGCAGCATTTTTTTATTACGTGGCTTTTTTTATGTTTATGTATAAACTGCAACTTACTAAATGGAGGCAGGCATTCCGGTATGGGTGCTGCATGACATTACTGATTGCCGGGATTGCAGCGAAACCATATCTGTCACCAATTGGGGAAGTGACGATGCTTGATATTGGACAGGGAGACGCCATTGTGATTGAACTTCCATATCGTAAAGGTGTCATCATGATTGACGCCGGTGCAAGAATGTCCTTTGAGGACCAGAAACCGACTGATACGGTCTACAAACAGGTTATTAAAGCTTTCCTGTATGAGAAAGGCATTCGTAAAATCGATGCTGTATTTATCAGTCATGCGGATATGGATCATATGGGCAGCATTCCATTCCTACTGCAGGAAATGGATGTTCGTAATGTATTCGTTAACAACTATTATGTGTTTGAACAAAGTGCAGCAGAATCGCTGAAAGAAAACAATACACATGTGGAACGCATCGGTGCTGATGATATTGTACGTGTTGCAGGTCAGCAATTTCGTGTTCTTTCGCCTTATTCGGATCAAGGATCTACAAATGAGAATTCGCTCGTGCTTTACAGTGAAATTGGCGGATATTCCTGGCTGTTTACCGGTGATATAGGAGAAGACACCGAAAAAGAAATAAGTTCCCGGTATTCTAATTTGAAGGTGGATATTCTAAAAGTTGCACACCATGGGAGCAAGTCCTCCACAGACCCACATTTTTTAAAACAGTTCGAGCCAACGGTTGCTTTAATTTCTGCAGGGGTGAATAATGCTTATGGTCATCCGCACGCTGAAGTATTAACGGATCTTAAAAAGGCACATGTTACCATTATCAGGACCGATAAGAAGGGGGCAATTGAATTTCGTTTTAATAATATGAAGGGAACATTTACGACATACCTGCCATAG
- a CDS encoding ComE operon protein 2, with product MDRISWNQYFMAQSHLLALRSTCTRLMVGATIVREKRIIAGGYNGSVSGSVHCIDEGCYVIDGHCVRTVHAEANALLQCAKFGVPTEGAEIYVTHFPCLQCCKQIIQAGIKTIYYAADYKNHPYALELFKDAGVETEKVELSAIALDTHFQEKEQYIKQLLEELQYQTNDDETYDALKAKANVLFDL from the coding sequence ATGGACAGAATTTCCTGGAATCAATATTTTATGGCCCAAAGCCATTTGCTTGCTTTAAGAAGTACGTGTACAAGACTTATGGTGGGGGCAACCATTGTAAGGGAGAAACGGATTATTGCCGGTGGCTATAATGGAAGTGTTTCCGGCAGTGTTCACTGTATCGATGAGGGGTGTTACGTTATTGATGGCCACTGTGTCCGAACGGTTCACGCGGAAGCCAATGCATTGCTTCAATGTGCAAAATTCGGTGTCCCGACAGAAGGAGCCGAAATTTATGTAACCCATTTTCCTTGTCTTCAATGCTGTAAACAGATTATTCAGGCTGGTATTAAAACCATTTATTATGCTGCCGACTATAAAAACCACCCATATGCATTGGAATTATTTAAGGACGCTGGTGTGGAAACGGAAAAAGTTGAATTATCGGCAATTGCCCTTGATACACATTTTCAGGAAAAAGAGCAATACATCAAACAATTACTGGAAGAGTTGCAATATCAAACAAATGATGATGAAACGTATGATGCTTTAAAAGCAAAAGCGAACGTACTGTTTGATTTGTAG
- a CDS encoding ComEA family DNA-binding protein, translated as MVPDFLKKNFVFILTAIGIGLFFFIQHGKVEENNLPRNEVSIDKSSDSEAVQEETASTAVVDVKGAVKKPGVYEVRIDSRVNDVISLAGGFTKGADQSVVNLAQKVQDEMIIVVPKTGAQNTAAVQTVTGNTDKIRINFASEEEMETLNGIGPSKAAAIIQYRDEFGPFKTVEDLLEVPGIGEKTLENLRESIQIP; from the coding sequence ATGGTGCCTGATTTCCTCAAAAAAAATTTCGTTTTCATTTTGACAGCTATTGGAATAGGTTTATTTTTCTTTATTCAACATGGTAAAGTGGAAGAAAATAATTTACCTCGTAATGAAGTTTCCATCGATAAATCCTCCGATTCAGAAGCTGTACAGGAAGAAACAGCCTCAACTGCTGTGGTCGATGTTAAAGGGGCAGTGAAGAAGCCTGGAGTATATGAGGTTCGTATCGATTCCCGGGTAAATGATGTAATTTCGCTTGCCGGCGGTTTTACAAAAGGGGCTGACCAGTCTGTTGTAAATTTGGCTCAAAAGGTACAGGATGAAATGATTATTGTTGTTCCGAAAACCGGCGCTCAGAATACAGCAGCTGTCCAAACGGTAACTGGCAATACAGATAAAATAAGAATCAATTTTGCCTCAGAGGAAGAAATGGAAACATTAAATGGAATTGGTCCGTCCAAAGCGGCTGCTATAATACAATACCGTGATGAATTCGGACCGTTTAAAACAGTTGAGGATCTGCTGGAGGTTCCCGGCATTGGTGAAAAAACACTGGAAAACTTAAGGGAAAGCATTCAGATCCCATAA
- a CDS encoding class I SAM-dependent DNA methyltransferase — protein sequence MSYQKLANLYDKLMDDAPYNQWIEFTGEIFSRTGSDVQTIADLGCGTGQIASLLAHEGYDVIGVDNSADMLSVAQQRAQQENLAIQWIQQDLRQLQGLQNLDAAVSYCDVINYITDEDEVRTVFERVAKSLKPGGLFLFDIHSVNHVEQFYVNQTFADVQDDVSYIWFCTPGENQGEMYHDLTFFVSDGEKYDRFEELHHQQTYYVEFYKKLLHESGFKLCGLHADFSVTADFDEENAERIFIIAQNNR from the coding sequence ATGTCATACCAAAAATTAGCGAACTTATATGATAAATTGATGGATGATGCACCATATAATCAGTGGATTGAATTTACCGGTGAAATTTTCAGCCGGACAGGCAGTGATGTACAAACGATAGCGGATCTTGGCTGCGGAACCGGACAAATTGCAAGCTTACTTGCACATGAGGGATATGACGTAATCGGCGTGGATAATTCGGCTGATATGTTAAGTGTCGCTCAGCAACGGGCACAGCAGGAAAATCTGGCAATTCAATGGATTCAGCAGGATCTGCGGCAGCTTCAAGGATTGCAAAACCTGGATGCTGCGGTCAGTTATTGTGACGTTATCAATTATATTACAGATGAAGATGAAGTAAGGACTGTTTTTGAACGCGTTGCAAAATCATTAAAACCCGGTGGTCTGTTTTTGTTCGATATCCATTCAGTAAATCATGTCGAGCAATTCTATGTTAATCAAACATTCGCGGATGTTCAGGATGATGTATCCTACATTTGGTTTTGCACGCCCGGAGAGAACCAGGGTGAAATGTATCACGATTTGACCTTTTTTGTTTCCGATGGTGAAAAATATGATCGGTTTGAGGAGCTTCATCATCAGCAAACATATTATGTTGAATTTTATAAAAAACTTTTACATGAGTCCGGATTTAAACTGTGTGGGTTGCACGCTGATTTTTCGGTTACAGCCGATTTTGATGAGGAAAATGCGGAAAGAATTTTTATAATAGCTCAAAACAACCGGTAA
- the rsfS gene encoding ribosome silencing factor — protein sequence MENNELVRRAANACEDKRALDIVALDMKDVSLMADYFLICHGNNERQVQSISRAIKDSMEEIDVTIKRLEGYEQARWILVDLGDVVCHIFHKDERSYYNLERLWGDAARVELNIGQNG from the coding sequence ATGGAGAATAATGAACTTGTACGAAGGGCTGCGAATGCATGTGAGGACAAACGAGCACTGGATATTGTCGCATTGGATATGAAAGATGTATCTTTAATGGCTGACTATTTTCTTATTTGTCACGGTAACAATGAACGACAGGTGCAGTCCATCTCCAGGGCGATTAAAGATTCAATGGAAGAAATTGATGTTACGATAAAGCGCCTGGAAGGGTATGAGCAGGCGCGCTGGATACTTGTGGATCTTGGGGATGTTGTCTGTCACATATTCCATAAAGATGAACGTTCCTACTATAATCTGGAACGCTTATGGGGAGACGCAGCAAGAGTTGAACTGAATATAGGTCAGAATGGGTAA
- the yqeK gene encoding bis(5'-nucleosyl)-tetraphosphatase (symmetrical) YqeK gives MKIEEAVDIVKPHLTESRFEHTLRVAETAVNLADIFGGTRDKIELAAIFHDYAKYKPIEEMRQLIMERDELPDNLLNYHHELWHGPAASVLIDQKYGIADHKIKSAIFYHTTGKENMSRMDKIIFVADYIEPGRSFPGINEVREAAREDLDAASWMALRNTIQFLVSKKSTVYPDTFYAYNELTRKLNGGN, from the coding sequence ATGAAAATTGAGGAAGCTGTTGATATTGTAAAGCCGCATTTGACAGAGAGCCGATTTGAACATACACTGCGGGTTGCGGAAACGGCAGTGAATCTTGCGGATATTTTCGGTGGAACGCGGGATAAAATTGAGTTGGCAGCTATCTTCCATGATTATGCGAAATATAAACCGATTGAAGAAATGAGGCAGCTCATTATGGAACGGGATGAACTGCCGGATAATTTGCTGAACTATCACCATGAACTATGGCATGGACCTGCGGCATCAGTATTGATTGATCAGAAATATGGTATAGCAGATCACAAAATAAAGAGTGCTATCTTTTATCATACTACTGGTAAAGAAAACATGAGCAGGATGGACAAGATTATTTTTGTCGCGGATTACATTGAGCCAGGAAGGTCATTCCCCGGCATTAATGAAGTGCGTGAAGCTGCACGTGAAGATTTGGATGCAGCTTCATGGATGGCATTGCGAAATACAATTCAATTTTTGGTAAGTAAGAAATCAACAGTTTATCCTGATACATTTTATGCATACAATGAATTAACAAGAAAATTAAATGGGGGTAATTAA
- a CDS encoding nicotinate-nucleotide adenylyltransferase: MKRIGILGGTFDPPHLGHLIIAEEVRLAMQLEEVWLMPSYEPPHKEKASSDGMDRVAMLKRAIDGNPSFLLTAIEMQRLGKSYTFDTMKIITSEYPDADFYFIIGADMVEYLPHWQNIDQLMDLVKFVGVKRNGHQLETEYPLETVDVPLIDISSTMIRNRIADKNSIKYLVPEAVEVYIKENHLYEN; encoded by the coding sequence ATGAAACGCATTGGCATTTTAGGCGGAACGTTCGATCCACCGCACTTAGGACATTTAATTATTGCCGAGGAAGTTCGGTTGGCAATGCAACTGGAAGAGGTTTGGCTGATGCCATCATATGAACCACCCCATAAGGAGAAGGCATCGTCGGATGGAATGGATCGGGTTGCTATGTTAAAACGTGCTATTGATGGAAACCCGTCCTTTTTACTTACTGCCATAGAGATGCAACGTCTTGGCAAGTCCTATACATTTGATACAATGAAAATAATAACATCCGAATACCCGGATGCTGATTTTTACTTCATTATCGGTGCGGATATGGTGGAGTATCTGCCGCATTGGCAAAATATTGACCAGTTGATGGATTTGGTCAAGTTTGTCGGGGTAAAACGGAATGGTCATCAACTTGAAACTGAATATCCCTTAGAAACAGTTGATGTCCCATTGATTGATATTTCATCAACCATGATCAGAAACCGGATTGCTGATAAAAACTCCATTAAATATCTTGTGCCCGAAGCTGTTGAAGTTTATATAAAGGAGAATCACTTATATGAAAATTGA
- the yhbY gene encoding ribosome assembly RNA-binding protein YhbY — protein sequence MLTGKQKRFLRAEANQLKPIFQVGKTGVNDNMVHQIEEALEKRELIKVSILQNCLEDKHTVAEQLSAGAEAEVVQVIGNNIVLYKESEENKHIQLP from the coding sequence ATGCTAACTGGTAAACAAAAACGATTTTTACGAGCAGAGGCGAACCAATTGAAACCAATTTTTCAAGTCGGAAAAACCGGTGTTAATGACAATATGGTTCACCAGATTGAAGAGGCACTTGAAAAGCGTGAACTTATTAAAGTGAGTATCCTGCAAAATTGCCTTGAAGATAAGCATACAGTTGCCGAACAATTATCTGCTGGAGCGGAAGCGGAAGTTGTACAGGTGATTGGAAATAATATTGTTCTATATAAGGAATCTGAAGAGAATAAACATATTCAGCTTCCATAA
- the aroE gene encoding shikimate dehydrogenase translates to MHYQLGLIGYPIQHSLSPWIHRGFLEKANLKGIYSIIEISPEDSFEHAIKRLKGKELTGFNVTLPFKEKIIPYLDDLDHHAESIGAVNTVVIREGKWIGYNTDGKGYMTALQHKFPELCSKPDIRILIIGAGGAARGIYYSLISNGYYCVDIANRTRENAESIVELGTANIRSSILNLGEAQKNIGDYDLIIQTSSIGMKPKADQVIVSADGVRAGSVVSDIIYQPIKTKFLMQAEQAGAHIHFGHTMLLYQAQAAFERWTNKLVPVNEMDQQLQTILEGR, encoded by the coding sequence TTGCATTATCAATTAGGTCTGATTGGATATCCAATTCAGCATTCATTATCACCATGGATTCATCGGGGATTTTTGGAGAAAGCCAATTTAAAGGGAATATATTCGATTATAGAAATTTCCCCGGAGGATTCATTTGAGCATGCGATAAAGAGGCTAAAGGGGAAGGAATTGACTGGTTTTAATGTAACCTTGCCATTTAAAGAAAAAATCATTCCATACCTGGATGATCTGGATCACCATGCCGAATCAATCGGGGCGGTAAACACAGTGGTAATCCGGGAAGGAAAATGGATTGGTTATAATACAGATGGAAAAGGATACATGACGGCATTACAACATAAATTTCCCGAATTATGTTCCAAACCGGATATACGCATTCTAATTATTGGTGCCGGGGGTGCGGCGAGAGGTATCTATTACAGTCTGATCAGTAATGGTTATTACTGTGTGGATATAGCAAATCGCACGAGGGAAAATGCCGAATCAATCGTGGAACTAGGAACAGCAAATATCCGATCTTCCATATTGAATTTAGGGGAAGCGCAAAAAAATATCGGTGACTATGACCTGATTATCCAAACCTCTTCCATTGGAATGAAACCGAAAGCCGATCAAGTTATTGTTTCGGCTGATGGGGTAAGGGCTGGAAGTGTTGTAAGTGATATTATTTATCAGCCGATAAAAACAAAATTCCTGATGCAAGCTGAACAAGCGGGAGCACATATTCATTTTGGGCATACGATGCTCCTTTATCAGGCACAAGCTGCATTTGAACGATGGACAAATAAGCTGGTCCCTGTTAATGAAATGGACCAGCAGCTGCAAACTATACTGGAAGGAAGATAA
- the yqeH gene encoding ribosome biogenesis GTPase YqeH — protein sequence MNEMICQGCGAPIQTTDPNQIGYTPKTSLDKEVVLCQRCFRLKHYNDIQDVSATDDDFLKMVSEISNKQGIVVHLIDIFDVEGSLLKNLSRIVGDKPIILAGNKMDLLPKSTNKRKLTQWLRSKAKDIGLTVEDVFLISSMKGYGLNDLTEAIEYYRGGRDVYIVGTTNVGKSTFINRLIHQTTGEDHVITTSYFPGTTLGFIEIPLDAQSSLIDTPGIVNHEQIAHYISDSDLKVITPKKEIKPRVFQLNSGQSLFFGGLARLDFIKGERQSFVCYFANSLSIHRTKLENADNLYAEHKGALLSPPDPESLENFPELKQSTHKINKGKTDIVFPGLGWVSLPHGDATMAAYSPKGVHVSLRKSFF from the coding sequence ATGAATGAAATGATTTGCCAGGGGTGCGGTGCCCCCATACAGACAACAGATCCGAATCAAATTGGATATACACCGAAGACGTCACTCGATAAAGAAGTGGTTTTATGCCAGCGGTGCTTTCGTTTAAAACATTACAATGATATTCAGGATGTTTCAGCAACTGACGACGATTTTCTTAAAATGGTAAGTGAAATAAGCAATAAACAAGGGATTGTCGTTCATCTCATCGACATTTTCGATGTAGAAGGAAGCTTGTTGAAAAATCTGTCAAGGATTGTTGGTGATAAACCTATAATATTGGCGGGAAATAAGATGGACTTACTGCCAAAGTCCACAAACAAACGGAAGTTGACCCAATGGCTTCGTTCCAAGGCCAAAGATATTGGTTTAACCGTAGAAGATGTGTTTCTTATTTCTTCAATGAAGGGCTATGGATTGAATGACCTGACAGAGGCAATTGAATATTACCGGGGTGGAAGGGACGTTTATATCGTTGGAACAACCAATGTGGGAAAGTCAACGTTCATCAACCGGTTAATTCATCAAACAACCGGAGAAGATCATGTGATTACAACATCATATTTTCCAGGGACGACGCTTGGGTTTATTGAAATACCACTTGATGCGCAATCATCCTTAATTGACACACCCGGAATTGTTAACCATGAACAAATTGCTCACTATATTTCGGACAGTGATTTAAAGGTAATAACACCCAAAAAAGAAATAAAACCACGTGTATTTCAGTTGAATTCAGGTCAGTCACTGTTTTTCGGCGGCTTGGCAAGGCTTGATTTTATCAAAGGAGAACGACAGTCATTCGTTTGTTATTTCGCAAACAGTTTATCAATTCATCGCACAAAACTGGAAAATGCGGATAATTTATATGCTGAACACAAAGGGGCTTTACTTTCTCCTCCAGATCCTGAATCACTCGAAAATTTTCCGGAACTAAAGCAGAGCACCCATAAAATCAATAAAGGCAAAACAGATATTGTATTTCCCGGATTGGGCTGGGTAAGTTTGCCGCATGGGGATGCAACGATGGCTGCATACAGTCCAAAAGGAGTGCACGTTTCACTGCGAAAATCATTTTTCTAG
- a CDS encoding YqeG family HAD IIIA-type phosphatase, with protein sequence MLKKFLPNEHVKSIFDVHPDVLRQKGIKGIITDLDNTLVAWDVRNATPEVIQWFQLMKENDIKVTIISNNKQERVKIFSQPLDTPFVFSARKPLSYAFKSAAKEMKLKKEEVVVIGDQLLTDVLGGNFAGFYTILVVPIVKTDGKLTRINRKLERRILHYMRKKGKISWEEE encoded by the coding sequence TTGCTGAAGAAGTTTTTGCCAAATGAACATGTGAAATCCATTTTTGATGTTCATCCTGATGTACTGCGCCAAAAAGGGATAAAAGGAATCATTACTGATCTGGATAATACATTGGTAGCCTGGGATGTGCGCAATGCAACACCGGAAGTCATTCAATGGTTTCAATTGATGAAAGAGAATGATATAAAAGTAACCATTATTTCAAATAATAAACAGGAACGGGTGAAAATCTTTTCACAGCCGCTGGACACGCCGTTTGTTTTTAGTGCCAGAAAACCGCTAAGCTATGCATTTAAGAGTGCAGCAAAAGAAATGAAATTGAAAAAAGAAGAGGTTGTTGTCATCGGAGATCAGCTGCTAACCGACGTATTGGGTGGCAATTTTGCCGGATTTTATACAATTTTGGTTGTCCCCATTGTTAAAACGGATGGTAAACTGACCCGGATCAACCGCAAGCTTGAGCGAAGAATTTTACATTATATGCGGAAAAAAGGGAAAATCAGCTGGGAGGAAGAATAA
- a CDS encoding sporulation histidine kinase inhibitor Sda — protein sequence MEHLSDELLLESYHKANELNLSPDFVYLIKQEITKRSLAHKIKYTG from the coding sequence TTGGAACATTTGTCAGATGAACTGTTGCTTGAATCGTATCATAAAGCAAATGAATTAAATTTAAGCCCTGATTTTGTATACCTTATTAAACAAGAAATTACGAAACGGTCGTTGGCACATAAAATAAAATATACCGGCTGA